Proteins from a single region of Amblyomma americanum isolate KBUSLIRL-KWMA chromosome 10, ASM5285725v1, whole genome shotgun sequence:
- the LOC144106502 gene encoding methyltransferase-like protein 27 isoform X3: MAKKPSTSSLDRSDIVDFVVDDRSPEETKAIYNNWATNYEEDMAMQKYKAPSIMAHFINQELQVKKDAVILDVGCGTGLLGVQLKNLGYSYIDALDYSEEMMTESKKKNIYRRHFLEKVYKNNQLPLTDGEYDVVALCGCLMPGHIMPDALPEVARLLKPGGRLMWIHRTLDHYESKSEQFLETRFTGTLQSLCRQFRMEIVVRKKVQDYRLKCDGQIFALKKK, from the exons ATGGCGAAGAAGCCTTCCACCAGCTCCCTTGACCGGTCGGATATTGTCGACTTCGTCGTCGACGACCGGTCACCAGAAGAGACCAAGGCCATCTACAACAACTGGGCGACCAACTACGAGGAG GATATGGCGATGCAGAAGTACAAGGCCCCGAGCATCATGGCGCATTTCATCAACCAGGAGCTCCAGGTCAAGAAAGACGCCGTCATCCTGGATGTAGGATGTGGAACCGGACTCCTCGGGGTGCAA CTGAAGAACCTCGGGTACAGCTACATCGACGCGCTGGACTACAGCGAAGAGATGATGACCGAGTCGAAGAAGAAGAACATCTACAGGCGACACTTCCTCGAGAAGGTCTACAAGAACAACCAGCTGCCCCTCACGGACG GCGAGTACGATGTGGTGGCACTATGCGGCTGCCTGATGCCTGGGCACATCATGCCAGATGCACTGCCCGAAGTGGCCAGGCTCCTGAAGC CCGGCGGCCGGCTGATGTGGATCCACCGCACGCTGGACCACTACGAGAGCAAGTCGGAGCAGTTCCTGGAGACCCGCTTCACGGGCACCCTGCAGTCGCTGTGCCGCCAGTTCCGCATGGAGATCGTGGTCCGCAAGAAGGTCCAGGACTACCGGCTCAAGTGCGACGGACAGATATTCGCTCTCAAGAAGAAATGA